The following is a genomic window from Amaranthus tricolor cultivar Red isolate AtriRed21 chromosome 10, ASM2621246v1, whole genome shotgun sequence.
ACTCCATTACCTGTTCCAGATTCTCCTTGGGAAAGTGTTAGCATGGATTTCATTGTAGGGCTGCCGCGGACTCAAAGGGGTAGAGATAGCATTATGGTGGTGGTAGATAGTTTTtcaaaatggctcattttgtaGCTTGTAATAAAACAGATGATGCAGTAAATGTGgctgaattgtacttcaaggaaaTTGTCAAACTACATGGCATTCGTTGAAGTATAGTTTCGGATAGGGACTCCAATTCACTTTTGGAGGACCTTATGGAAGTTGGTTGGTACCAAGTTACTATTTAGCACCTCTCATCATCCCCAAACTGATGGGCAAACCGAGGTAACAAATAGAACTTTGGGTGCTTTGTTACGTGGTCTTGTGAGCAAACGCAGAAAGATTGGGACATGAAACTAGCCCATGCgaagtttgcttacaatagggctCATTCTTTAACTACTTCTCGTTCTTCTTTTGAAGTAGTATATGGAGTGAATCCATTTGTGCCTGTTGATTTGATTCCCTTGCTAAAAACTAATATGgtagaaaaagatgcaaaaaagagggtggaaacctttcaaaaaacctgtgagcaagtaaagaaaagaattgaggagatgaataaaaaatatcaagAGAGAGCAAACAAAAAAGGAAACAACCTATATTTAACCCTGGGGATTTGGTTTGGCTTCATTTGAGAAAAGAGAGATTTCCTAAGCTTCGCAAAAACAAGCTTATGCCTCGTTCTGATGGTCCGTTTAAAGTACTTGAGAGGCTAAATGATAGTGCATACAAGATTGAACTTCCTGATGAGTTGATGGGTGTTAGTGCTGCTTTCAATGTGGGAGATTTGTCACCGTACTTAGATGAttcaagtttgaggacaaactcttcaaaagaaggagagaatgatccaagatcaaatacgttatctcatgagccgattgctttagttcttgaagtacttggttttaatccttttaaatctgaatttgctacatgtctaacttgggttgaagattaagtgaagctacatatatatgttttttaaagtctttttaccacttaaatctgattaattagctactgcatgcttagggaacaacttaaatcagcctaatgcattctttggaggctatttaatgttgttttgtgagttccaatgcttggtcctcatgcttggacgtcccaccttgatttctctttctttttagcttccttttgctgttgtaactctatttaaagagagctattcatgaatgaaagttcagacttgttttatgaatcaacctttgtgttttcttcttgcgtatctttgtgtttgtccaaagttaacaagagttctttaatactttgagtgtgttcttgagtgttaaactaggggagattgggtttgtcttgtctctagcctaaatcctattgcattgagtttgttcttgtgctttggttgtcctattttcattcaaacatACATTCTGTCCAAAttacttctttcttttcttttgtccttctccttctttaatcatttaggaagtcttgaattagcatttacatcatgtTGGTTCTTTCCTATGGACAAAGACACCTTGGTTTCACTTACCAAAGACGCCTTTTCCTCACTGATCAAGGTTCACACCCTTGGTTTTCATGGATTGACTGTGTTACCTTGTTTCACTCACAAATAATAGTGCATAGGCTAGGAGTTGCAATTGCACTTGGCAAGCCTCACTTTCTGAATATTCTTctttataaaatcaaaaactgagtTTTACAATTACAGGATATCACCTTGTATTCCAATGGCTCTTTCTCAGCCTTGCCTACTAACAATCTTCCTGCCAACTCATCTAACAACTAACTGTCAATTCTTCCAACAAACTTTAAACTAAGTGCCAGCTCTTCTAACAAATAAGCTATTGCTggttttaatctttaatagtgTTTTGATTACAAGTTTGACAGCTTTTACATAGAAGCTCCTGTAGGTGCGTGTGACATCCTGCCTAGCCTTCTCTGTATGTGATTGTTAGCAATGTCCTTGACCCTATGTAGCTAAGGTCATGTGATCTAGTGGTTAATGGGTCATTCAGGTCCTTGGTTCCTTCTGTTGTCTGTATTTGTGCTGTATCCAGGGTTTCTTGGTCTTCTATTGAGTTGGTTATTTCTGTTAGGTCTTTGTGTTCATCAACCAACCCTGCTGTGCTACAAGGTTCTTCTGATTGTTGTGCATCTTGTTTCTCAGAGTGTGCACTGCTTTATTGGTACTGTATTTCTGTGGCTAAGTTGTCATTGTCCTGCTTTTCTCCTTGTTCTGATCCGACTATAATTGGATCATTTTGATATGCCCTTCAACATCCAAATCAGCAGTAAGCTTAGCTATGAATGGCTTTATGTCAAAGAGAATGCCTTGGGTAGCATAAGAGCCTTATCACAACAATCTATAGATAAGAACCGGACAATATAGATTCTCTTCTCACCTTATCAATCTGAAAATCCTTccatatttttctaacaaaGCCCTCAATTACTGAAGTAGTTGGAATGGCACCCAAACAACTGAATTCTTCTGATATTCAATTACATCTTGAATATCCTCCGATTCATTTAGGACCATTTCCTTCATTACTGCAGGTTTTGGAAGAATCAGTTGTCCTTCACCCCTCTCAATACTATTCATCAAATAATTCCAACCAGAAATGTTCCTCATTTTACAAGAAATCTGAGACCCATTTTCCTCTTCATTAGTTGTCTGATTATATCCAACCCCCAATGGAACAGCAGTTTTTATACTTGTGCCTCAATCATTGATATAGTGTATATTGATCTTTGAACAATCATATTGTTTGGAGTAGAATAAGTTTCACCATGTTTAATGTCGCATTTGcttcttcctttcctttccatGCTAGATTATGAAAACGAGAGTCTCAATtcttgagagagagagagaaaataattcaGGGCAAGCTGCAAACTTAAGTTTTTCTCCTTCATGTATTTTCTATTCTGGactcttttctttttatttttttttcaaagcaGTTTTCTGAATGTTGCATTATTCATTAACAAAGCAGAGTGGCAAAATACTCTTAAGGGTTAACTGTGAAGGCTCTGCAATGCTGTATGTTGGAGTAGAAATTTATTGTAATGGttatttatgatgatgatgttctaTGTTGTATTTAGAGAGCGCGGTATATATGCATCATGCATGTCACATTAGAAagttcttttgatttttttcttttggcaATGCTGTGGCTTTATACTTTATTTACTTTATGTTATCTTGAAAATGTTTCCTAGAATATTTTGAAAGTGTGCAAACTTTTCTGCCTCCTGTTAATATTTAGCCTTGTTTGTAATCTGTTCAGTGGTTAACCGGTTATTCATATAGAAGTATAAGTATTGAAACACTATTTCCATGTATAATTTTTCTGTAGATTATAGAAGTACAAGTATTGTAACACTTATCCTGTATCATTTCTGTAGATTGTAGAAGTATTGGTTTTGTAACACTATTATCCTGTATCATTTCTGTAGATTCAATGACTTTGGTGGTGATGGTGGGCCAGCAGCTAGGGCTTTGCATCCCAAGTTTAACGTTTTCTCAAAACACATGGTGCTGCACGCTGGGGTTAAACTTCCTCCGGTTGAGGTACCCAAGTTGTTTTTGGAAGATTTACGTTTTTTGTTTCATTCATTTACTTATACATTGTTATTCACAGATGAAACACTTAATTGCTGCTTCAATTGCTTTGAAGGGAGTTGGGAGTCTTCTTTTCATAGTAGGAagctcttttggagcttatctTTTGGTAAGTGGATATCAGGGTTTTTTGGGAAGTCCTTGGCAGTAACGCAATAGTTTTAGATTGTCATAATTCTGTTTGCTTTTTTCCATATAGATTTTGCATCAGGTGCTTGCTACTCCTATATTGTATGACTTCTACAACTACGATCCTGACCACAAGGAATTTGCCCAACTCTTTGTAAAATTTACTCAGGTTAGTTATCAAAAATCATGTGTACGTAGTTCTATGTTGGATTTGTTGCTTttcaacaaaatactattttccAGTATTTCTAATTACTGTAAGCTGTTTAAGCAGAGCTTGTCATCGATTGGCGCCTTGCTTTTGTTTATTGGTATGAAGAACTCTATGCCAAGAAGACAACTAAAGAAGAAGGCCCCAAAGGCGAAAACAGTGTAAGAGAAGGAGTTTCGGAGCTCAATATTAGCGGTGGACAAGGACAAACAAATTTGAATGAGATATTATTATTGCCTTGTTATGGTCGTGATTTTTGTACGCCTTGTATCCATTTCTTTCTGCACTAGTcattgttttttctttattaactATTATTCGGCCGGAATATTGATCTGTGCTGGCTGTTTTTGTTGATGTAAAATTGAAATACTGATGTCATTAGGATGACGATGTAATCTATAATTCAAGGTTGGTAAAATCAGGATTTTACTTTGAATCGAAAGCAAGTTTCAAAATCGGATTATAAAGTCGAATTGTAAAATCAAGTGATTTTACAAATTTTGCATGTTTAAGACGTAATTGTTTGTATTTGTTGCTGAGATTTATTCTATGTAAAATACACTTAGATTCATTTTTATCtattatttttgcaatataATTCATAAAACATCTAATCCTTAGTTGTAATTCTATatcatttaacaaaaaatagaCAAATTGACTTAGAGGTTAGTCAGTCTACAAAAACCTAGACAAATAGTGTGCATAATTAATtttcgaaaatttgaataaaataagattatttaacaacttaattccaaaaataagcttcgtgaaaacttaatttccaaaataagtgtccgtacatccaaacctaggcttggtgttaaattgttgttactaacagcgaaagacaaaaaaaaaaaaattataaaagcctaaagtcgctgttactaacagcgacttaaggagttgaccagtcaactgcttaagtcgctgttattaacaacgaatttaggctgttatatatatatatatatatatatatatatatatatatatatgtatgtatatatatatatatgtatatatatatatatatatatatgtatatatatatatatatatgtatatatatatatgtatatatatatatatatatatatatatatatgtatatatatatatatatgtatatatatatatatatgtaaatatatatatatatatatgtatatatatatgtatatatatatatatatatatatatatatatatatgtatgtatatatatatatatatatatatatatatatatatatatatatatatatatatatatatatatatatatatatatatatatatatatatatatatatatatatatatatatatatatatatatatatatatatatatatatatatatatatatatatatatatatatatatatatatatatatatatatatatatatatatatatatatatatatatatatatatatatatatatatatatatatatatatatatatatatatatatatatatatagggtcgcgttcaggtgaAAATCAAGGTTTtgtgcgaaccgtgagaaccaaaaaatgtgttacctttttacaaaaaatgtgctactttcaggtaaaaactgtgttacttttttttaaaaaaacatctGGCAGTTTTTAACAAAAAACTGTAACTGTCTGGAAAACTAATACAATTCCAAAGTAACaggtttttctgaaaaaagtaacacctttatatataaaaagtaacacatttttatggttttcacggttctcatatatggatggttttcacctgaacttctccctatatatatatatatatatatatatatatatatatatatatatttatatatatatatatatatatatatatatatatatatatatatatatatatatatatatatatatatatatatatatattgtacgaattaaactagccgttgttaattagaaaaatagccgttacgaacttgaaaatagccattgtaatgatgttctataaataactccattaTTTTCCTACTTCATTATATCTAATCtacatcattcttgttctattgattcaatttttaaaggtaacataaggtattatgttagtcttactctcaatttataaatgttaatattatttttgaaaacttacttacgttactatattatatgtgaTCCATAGATGCAatggagcattgtattgaagagctttgtgattgtggttatgaagttgagattaatacagattggagcgacttcgatccaaggcgtgattttgttgcttgccctttctacttgaTTGAAGGATTAGGATGCATATAGTTTAGATGGATTGCTCCTGAGGGTACcaaatggcagagagacttaataatactgcttgaaaaggaaaaacaagagcttaaatatgaggtatttaatctaaagagacaaatagatgatatggcacataggaaagaagagactaaaaggattatgagaaagtttaagaagcaatcttagttagctacggtagtttaacttaacgaatgaactatgtaatttgatatggattcgttgaacatgaatgaaattgtgttgaattttcgagagcatttttcctatttgaatatgattgtttgtatgtttttgattaaattcatactgcattcttggtggaatgattcatcgccgaaaagtctgagtacttaacatcatttcattcataataaacatgtgataatacgataaaagtATATACATccacatatatattataatttatacacaaaagaccaaatgttacaaatattgagtatgttcaaatgttcaacatatACAAATTGtcactaatgttcaatatatacaaacaatattctaatgctaatcctcctcctgtaccctgtctaactgtgacggtttatgACGCCTCCTACAATAGTAAAagccgtcgcatgacgctcgggtaggggagttgattgatactgtgatgatgtggcaccctgtgaggaccagGCACCGTAGTCGGGGcacgttaagaccaaaagtacacgtcagcaaacatcgcataccaaataaataataacacaagagaaagttttaatttattagctgacaattcacagaaccttatgcttcgatcatgcttattaagaataattattttcatgtaaaggttagtcagccatactgctgtactatccagccatactgctggtacactccaaactccataagtgagacaatacattagggggagctacccctaagcaagtctctaccatagacactcgccttacttcggtgcctatggttaaatatgcatacccccgcggtggctcataatgcccccatataccgcgagtaattcatttccaccaattgacgtccacttgaaggttagtgaggtcatactacctctgcttatcaaaacaatgtatcaaaattatttattcgaaagataacattattcgtactatatatccatactttacttttgtataccattattatatgatacatcggactaatgcgaacttcgctgcgtgtacataccttaagcaagataaccaactcacaagcgtcttaatctattcccggtcacgaatcgacttcctacaaggttcaatcgtattcgggaaataagcacacatacacattttcttcaaatcatccataacacacatatacaatcacatccatacctagaatactacacacaacatgaacatccatcacatactataacatggtaaatacacaaaacatgacagcctatacaatctgtccagaaactcaacttaaaactgtcaaattaaaaatccgacttcaccgttgcgtccggaaggcgtcaaaacccccgggtaccaattttcataatttataacatagtataagtatttttaacttaatttcaaagccaaaaatgttccaaaaacacatttttttcaccattttcaaaacctacgggattttgtcattctacttttttttatcacaaaaaaaaatataatatcaatgctttatgtcctattaaatctaaacaacaaaatttacataaaaataaattttaatgaattattattattattatttttttcaatataattctttttacacaattgtatacacacatacacatcacatatttacatgtatattttttttctaccaacattataaattccttctactaatcaataaaaataaataaataaattcctaacaccacatacatttttttttctatgaacatccatttatatatatatatatatatattttcaatcatccatcaaacaatttcttcacacatatgtaaacatatccaaaaccctaaaaaaaacatacatcaatttagatagaaaatacatcatactttcacacatgaatttttaaatcatgaacaaatcataaactataaaataacacacataaaaatcatagaaatttaatttaaaatttaaaaataaaaactagattaaggattactcacaattgctcaagaacaaaacaccaaaattgatgaaccaaatgGAGAATTAGGCGTGGGAATTTgagggttttgggagtgtttttcttacttgcaaatggtttggaatgaaaagatgtaaggaaattaggagattaaggaaataaagaaattaaggaaattaaggcaatacttatggaagACAATTACTC
Proteins encoded in this region:
- the LOC130825485 gene encoding uncharacterized protein LOC130825485, with translation MAFMSFVGRVLFVSVFILSAWQEFNDFGGDGGPAARALHPKFNVFSKHMVLHAGVKLPPVEMKHLIAASIALKGVGSLLFIVGSSFGAYLLILHQVLATPILYDFYNYDPDHKEFAQLFVKFTQSLSSIGALLLFIGMKNSMPRRQLKKKAPKAKTV